In Leptospira perdikensis, a single genomic region encodes these proteins:
- a CDS encoding putative lipoprotein: protein MIKHLSIVSVMAMLISFNNCSILDSASGSVSRLGVSVSDSASALVKSISNSISSISDEGKEKAMNEYKEDVIASVALQIRYENQKQELENQLSAIAKSHGIVAWRSNSATYIAIGQGLKQANLSPSEMKVVAADVAKQNVTVAKLILNGYNL, encoded by the coding sequence ATGATCAAACATTTAAGTATCGTTTCCGTGATGGCGATGCTGATTTCATTTAACAACTGTTCTATCCTGGATTCTGCTTCTGGTAGTGTAAGCCGTTTGGGTGTATCAGTTTCTGATTCAGCATCTGCCCTTGTAAAATCCATATCGAACAGTATCTCTTCTATTTCCGATGAAGGAAAAGAAAAAGCAATGAATGAGTATAAAGAAGATGTAATCGCAAGTGTTGCCTTACAAATTCGTTATGAAAACCAAAAACAGGAATTGGAAAACCAACTCTCTGCAATCGCAAAATCTCATGGTATTGTGGCTTGGAGATCAAACAGTGCAACTTACATTGCTATTGGTCAAGGATTGAAACAAGCAAACCTTTCTCCTTCAGAAATGAAAGTAGTCGCAGCCGATGTAGCAAAACAAAATGTTACCGTCGCAAAACTAATCTTAAACGGGTACAACCTATAA